A stretch of DNA from Drosophila virilis strain 15010-1051.87 chromosome 5, Dvir_AGI_RSII-ME, whole genome shotgun sequence:
TTATTCTCAAAGATTAGCCACGCACCATTAAGAGAGCAGACATTAGTTGGTaatattatacattttatagaATACACAATGCTatcaaaagaaaacttttgcaatAGACATGTGCCAGGCCCTGCCCCAGAGTCAATAACAATTAAGGCCTCAGAGTTCGAGGCAAAGTTTTTTGGTTaggcaaaagaaaattttcatttttggccAATGGAGAACCATAAAAACTGCCGACCCCTccccaaacaacaaaaacaacaacaacagaagtggaagtaaaaaaaaaaacagtggaACTATGCTCAAACTTTAAACACAGAATGTGAAgtaaaactttttcaattagtCTAACAAGAATTTTAGTCAGAGGCAGAGGCCACTTCATTTGTGCCCCGACGTAAACCTCAAGTTAACCTCCAGAGCTTGCTCCGTCCACACACCCAAAACACGGGGCTTAGCAGTTTGGGCTTATCTGGCCAGGGGCAGCACTAAAGTTATCAACGCCACAaatgttgcgcatacgccacgtgtgCCACaccaagaaaaataaaaaagagaaaacaagTTGCGAAAAGTTGAGCCAATCCTTTCAGTCAGACCTAGGTCAGCGGGCGGTTTGGACGGGGGTACAGATACGGCACGGGCTTAGACAAATATGAAAATCTACTTGATTATGGCTGTGAGGGGATTTATgagtgtgagcgtgtgtgtgtgtgtgtgtgtgtgtgtgcctgggcCAAAAGGGATTTAAGAGCTCTAGTTTATATAGCCGACAGGTACACAATGAGGGCGTGCCACAGTCAGCTGCCAACTTCATAATAAAGAAATATGTTCGCCTCGTAAATTGCCCCAGGGAAAGTGTGGAAATAGGTAAAACGCTCTTAAAGGAATTTCATGGCTTGAACATTTGTTACAATCGTGTGATGGGGGAGCATTTCAGAAGTTCTTAGCACAGAGGTGAGAAATTGTAAGGATATATTGTTAAAGTTCGTGTTTTTACAGGCAATGCAGATGTCGCTTGAATATAGGAGTGAAAATATATCAGCTTTTGGTTTATTAAAAAGACAGGTCACACTGGCCTTAAGTTATGTTAGATACGGTTCAGTTTGGAACAGTGAAAATGAAACATAATAAGTTTTCAAGCGAAATTTTGAGAAATGGGGTTTGCAAACAGAAGACCCGCAAGTTTTTCTAAGAAAGCCAAACGAGTGTTAAACTATAATTGAATGAATCAAATAGTatgaatttctttttaattggATCATTAAAAATACTGGTCACACTGGCATTAAGTTGGGTTATGTGTACGGAACACTGAAACAGagaaaacgaaacgaaataaaTTTCCAGCTAAAATCTAGTGAAAATCCGTTTGAAATTGTCGCCCTAGACGTTTTCCAAGAAACCAAaaccaataattaaatataaaccaaatgcatttgattaaatttctgTTTAAGTCTCTAACTAAACGGAAAATGAATACAcatacaataataaaatgaagtGTTAACAAGAATTTGCAACTAATTGGtgtaacgtttttttttttctgcttttacCACTTTGCCAGGCAACGGTACAATTGATTTCCCAGAATTCCTTACCATGATGGCACGCAAAATGAAGGACACCGATAGCGAAGAGGAGATTCGGGAAGCCTTCAGAGTGTTCGACAAGGATGGCAACGGCTTCATTTCAGCGGCCGAGTTGCGTCACGTAATGACAAATTTGGGCGAGAAATTAACAGACGAGGAGGTCGATGAGATGATCCGTGAGGCTGATATCGATGGTGATGGTCAGGTCAATTACGAAGGTAAGCTATCACACCACCAACCCCACTCTCCCCCCTATATCAAATGCCACCCCCCTTCACgctgtcaacaacaacaacagagagTGGGACTAATCTGGCTTACGTGTTGTTGTCGCGtgtcgtgttgttgttgttgttgctgttgttgttgctgttgtgtcgTGTCATGTCATCCACTAATTGGATATTCGCacaacagttgttgttgttgttgttggctttggtAATTGCATGTGTACAATTGACTTATTGCTGGGTTATGTGTGTGCGATGCCAAAACATTCGCATAGCTGCCGATTGAATCACacacccaacacacacacacactcgaacTATATTTGAGTCACAATTGGCACTTGTTTTGTCATGCGTTACTTTTTACTCatgatattttatataaactgATTCATTAGTCgccgttttttcttttttgttttttgcgtGCAAAAATCTCTATAGACAGCAGCAGCCtggcacatatacatatgtgtctATCGCATTTTTAATACCCCTTAATTTAGTTGGAGGAGCATTTTGCAAGCCTGAACATATTTGAGTTCCATAGAAGTCTATAGTTAACTCAATTTTCATGAGAAAACTGCATTATTAACCCTTTTATATTTAGACAAAGATTCCATTAATTGTTGTATAGAAATACATTCGGTTACAGTGAACGCTCGCTAAGAAAACTTGTCTTGCTTTCAAAGAATTCCAATTCCACAAAATGAAGACAACAAATCGCGATGTGTCTAAAATTTTTATAGaaagtcaaataaaatatattctattataTTAATTCTGGACTTCAAATATTTTCCACTGTTCCCtgattataaatattgtttatgcAGAAACTTAGGGTATTAACGAGTCTATCATGGCatcacatttttcaaaaattgtacTTTTTGTGTGTTCttcgaaatttaatttaattgcttgaaaattgaattttcaattgaGCAAAGTTGAGAGCAAACCCTGAAGAAAAACTATATACAAaagtacaaaaacaacaacaacaacaataacaagaaaaacaataataataacaagaagCAATATAGAATCAAGGTGTTAAGATTTCGTTCATGCTGTGTCGTACGCGCCCGCCCACCCCCTCTGCCCCCAAACCTGCGCTGCCCCCCCGCCGGCGCGTTGCTTTGATTGTACTtagaagcaacaaaaaccgaaATGATTTGCTGCGCGGGGTCCGCACCTGCCCCGCAATAGCAATCAGATGTCGGGCAAATACACAGAGATATAtgtgctatatatatatatatatgtatatatacctgcatgtatatatttttctagAACGTATCGAGTTGAACAGAACGCACACCGAAATTGTGCCTCAAGTTCAAATAAAAATCGTTTGGCGCAAAATCTTCGCGGATCAAATAGATTAATCACAAGCAATTTAtgaacaaaacataaaaataaccaACTGAAACTGTATAAAAATAGGTGTAGACCCTTTTTGAAATCCCGCCACGCTACAAATCTTTTTGTGAAAGTCAAGGCAGGCGAAAAGAACTACAAATTTTGGTATTCGTACGCGTTGTGATTAGGGCTGGGACAATCTATTTGGGAAGTAAATTAATCAGTTGCAAAATGctttaataatttgatttgccAAATCAGTTGCTAATCagcttattaaatttaaaatcgcaTGATAAGACGAAAGTTTATTATgaaaaagttgttttttttttttgattgtgTTGTGTTATAAATTAcagaatttattttgttgaaatCTAATCTTTAAACGGGTTTTATTtgtcaaataaaattattaatttatattgccaAAAGATGCTTTGTAGGCACAATTCAAAACGTCAAGAGTTACTAAGTGGACTTTtgtttaaatcaaaattgtaTACGACCTTCTATTGGCAGCAGTTATTTAATCTTCAGATTATAAACGAGCTTGTGACATCTGTATTTTGCCGGGTTgggaaaatatttatagaaagGGAAAGAGTTAAATTATAggtgttgcagttgcagaaattatattatttatgaataGTTTAAACAATagagcaaatatatatatatattcgcttATTATTCTGTACTCTCTACTTTGATACCGTTGAAAAGGAGTTATTAGAGTTAAAGTTCTTAGATTGCCTTTTTCTATCTtttcctctcgctctcttacTCTGACTATTTCCATTCCCTTCGCTCTCTCCTGTCCCTCTCTTTCCTTCTCTCGCGTTCTCCTTTCCTTTCTCTCTTTTCCTCTCACTCTGTCTCTCGTTCTTTCTCACTTACCTTTGCTCTTTCCTTTTCTCTTTCTGTCAATTTCTTGGCACTTATCCTTCCTGCTTTTAATTGTCTCTTTTCTTCTGAATCTGTCCTGTTTCCTTTCTGTGCCCTCTCTTTCACACTCTCCAACTTGATCCCTTCTGTGCCTTCTAAGCTGCCTGCTACGTCTGACCTCCATTTGTACGTTCTCTCTTGTGTTACTATGTACGCACTCAAGAGCTGCCTGCTACAGCACTCAAGTCACATGGTCGCATTTGCACATTTGTCAGCTGTTTTATTCCCATCGGGCTTTTCCGCAGCCTACGCGCGCAAAGTGAAATGTTTCATAGGcgaaaaaaacataaatattaaacggCTATCGTATCAGGGAagtgaaacaacaacaattaaaatcaaatataaatattgtgcaataatctgaaaaacaaaagaacacaacaacaacaacaacaacaaggtgaaataagaataagaaCTAGAACAAGAGCGAGagggggagagggagagggagagggaacAGCAATAACTGGCAGCAGGCAATTTGGCGAGCTGTTTGAATATTGACCGACAACCCGAACAACCCGAACACCCCGACGCACACCTAGATACACatttatagtatatatataattatatatatatattatatagtatatagcgAAATGAgcataacataaataaatgctcgTTGTTGCCGTTTGCTTGTTGCCAATTAACCAAAGTCTTTATTGTTGTCTTGGCTTGTTTGTTGGTAAGGGCGGCTTTTTATGGGGTTCTTCGGCGGGTTGGTGTGCGGCATCTGAAAATTATATAGCGCAAACAATGGGCCGGACCCGACTCTATGGCTATATGCACAAGTATGAGACTTACTTTGGCCCCAtgccaaatataaaaatgttgtcagaaaATAGGcgaaaaggcaaataaaagaATTAACGCAAAAAAATTGTAGAAACAGAGgcgaaaatcaaataaaatgttaagcaaaatacaaagaaaaacaaattcaacatTAGCACAGAAGCGCGGCAAAATAATgtatggcaaaaaaaaaaaacctaaaataatggaaaaggaaaaaaaccGAGTATGAGCTGGCGAATGTAAACAAAACGACGAAAGATAAACAGCAGAGCCACAAAAGCCCCAAAAGTGCGAGGTGTGCAGTGCAGGGTGCGGTGCGCGGGGGCGAATCGAAGAACACCTCCAAATGTTCTTTTTGCACCATAAAATAgagtttaaattttattttaatcgcCCAAACCCCAAAACGTAAAGAAAAATTCTAGAAATCAAACCCATTAAGAAAATTTGCTCTGaacaaaagcagaaaaaaaaaatgataagaACTTGGAAATGTCAAGGCCCAGCCCCGAGAACCCCCCCTCGAACACATGATCAATTTCTTACGCCAACTCGATTTGGGTTGGGTTCGTAAACAGaagcaaagaaaaaccaaccatttgcatatttgtgcCGTGTCAGCAGAGATAATAATGGAAAGGTTGTGTCAGGGCGTGCCCCCTGAACTTTTTGGCATTCAGTTCGCATATCGAACGTTGCGTTTCTGCCTATAATaacgttttatttttaaaacagtTTACGAGCAAAATGAGCGGCATTCGGTCATTTAAATGGATTAAACTATAGAGGAGTGCAAGATAAAGGATTCAGTTTGTGGGGCGCCACGAATCAGATGTGAAATTTCATTGAAAATCGAAAATCGGTAAAATAATTGAAGCAGAAACAACTGGAAACGGGCACAAGAGAACTGGAACTGAAAtgagttttatataaaatggaATGAATCTATAATGGAAAATGAATGTATAATCAAGGAAAATAATGACAGAAAACCATTTAGAATTGCAACACAATGCAATACGGAGAACAATGTGGTTTAGAAACAGGGAAAGTTATAGTTAAATATAGTATATTCACGTTATATAAATGGAAAcagttctatatatatttgccttGAGTGAATATGTCGATTGGAACAACAAGAAACAGGAAATGTGGAATgggtataaaatgaaactaATGGAAGGAATATTTTAAGGAGACGGTCGAGAATAAAAATCACAGGCGACAAATAGAATTAGACAAAAATGTGGAATTGGAACGCAATACAATGCGGAACAAAGCTGAAAGAAACAGTGTGAAATAGCTGGATGGACATCCATTTAAGTGTACTACTTCCCGTGTTAGCTCTGGGTAGATCTAATTGTCTTGGCTCAGTCGCAGGTCATCAAACGGGTGTTGTGGGTCGCGTCTCCCGCATTGCGTCTTACGTATTTGATGTGGCCAACAGGCCAATGTTTTTCACAtgctgcaaatatttgaaaaatgcgCGCGACCACAACAAGAGGCAGAAGCGGCAGAACAGAAGACCAATAGAACAATAGACCAAATGCAATCAACGAACGCGGCTGCTTATGCAAGGGGCGTTTGCGGGGCCGGTCAGGGGTTTGTGGAGGCAGTCACTTGTCTATATTTAGGAGCTGCATGCAAACACCTGATATATATCGGGGACACGAATGCATCAACCAGCTGCGGAAGCGTTTCAGCGGCCAACGTTCGGTGACAGCGTTGCCAATTTGTGCGCCCCCCCTGCCCACCCTTACCTGTCTgtcgctttctctctctttatgcACAATCGCCccttaattaaatatatactcaaaacacacacaaatctcCGCTGATTGCGCGCTCGATGATCTTCAGCTTTAAGCAGGCAAACAGAAAATCAGTTCAAATCGAACAATGCCCGCGCTTTGCCTTTGGATCACTTTTCATCTTTATCGCGACTCTTGACTGCTCTTTGTCTCGTTTTCCTGCTCTGATTGCAGTCGCTATTTTTGGCTCACATACTTAGCAAAGTAAGTGGGTATAGAGTACATGCCGAGCGGGGTCTATTCACTTATTCATCTCTCGACTTTTTCACTTTATAAATTGTTCTTGGAATGTTTGGAACTGAAATACTGTTTAATATTcctttatttcatatttatgaaattaacTGCTTTACTCATTTGAAATGGAACACTAAGAAATATTGAACTGTTTCGTGAAACATTTGAAATGGAACGTGTTTCAACTTTCCATTCAGAAGCACTATAGGAAACGCTGGGTTTTTGAAACGTTTGAACGTTTCCATTATTCCAACCTGCCTTAATGTCCCATTTGATTCC
This window harbors:
- the Cam gene encoding calmodulin isoform X2 produces the protein MADQLTEEQIAEFKEAFSLFDKDGDGTITTKELGTVMRSLGQNPTEAELQDMINEVDADGNGTIDFPEFLTMMARKMKDTDSEEEIREAFRVFDKDGNGFISAAELRHVMTNLGEKLTDEEVDEMIREADIDGDGQVNYEEFVTMMTSK